GCAGGATCGCCTCGACCCGCACGTGGAAGCCGTCGTGCCACACCCGCAGTGACTCCGATGCCGCGACCCTGGCGTGCACCGTCGTGATCAGCCGATTGACCCGCCGCAACTCGGTGACCGCCCACAACAACTGCTCGACCGGCGGTTCGGCCGAGCGTTCCGCGACGCCGGCCAGGAACTGCGCGAACAGCGCGTCCAGAACAGCGACCAGCACCTCGTCCTTGTCCTTGAAGTACCAGTAGACGGTGTTGGAGGTCACCCCCGCCTCCCGGCCGATCCGCGCGACCGTCGTGGGGTCGTAGCCCTCTTCCACGAACAACCGCGTGGCCGCGGCGACGATCTCACCGCGCTTCTCCTCCCGGTCCTGCGGGCGTCGGTTACGCGGCATCCCCCACCTGGCCAGATCGGTCACGCTGGAACCCCACTGTAGAGGGACACGGCGCCACGGGCGATCTCGACCCGACACGACCGACCGCACCGGACACCCCGGCAAGGTCGCCCTTCGACGTGCAGCCGCCGCCCCTCTCCCGGCGCCTCCCCACCCAGACCGAACGGCCACCAGCCCTCCGGCGGGCAAGAGCCGTTCCCGGCGACTGGACATCGGTTGGACGCCGGTTGGACGGGGCGCGTCGGCTCCTTGCGGCTTCCCGCAGCGAGCAGGACATTGGGCACCACAGGTGAACCAAGGGGGAAAAGGGATGACGATGAGACGGGTGGTGGCCGTGCTCGCGGCCGGGGCGGCGCTCTCCCTGCCCGGGACCAGGACCGCTGAGGCCGCGCCGCCGGAGTGCACGGCAGGTCCGTGGACCGCCGGGCCGCTGCACCTGGAGGACCCGGGCCTGTGGTCCTACACCTACACGGTGACGTGGTGCGCCAGGGGGACGGAGGTCGTCTGGGTCGAGACGAAGCTGGAGCACCAGGAGTTCTCCGCCACCTGCGCCTGGCAGGGGGTGCTCAAGGACAGCGTGGAGAAGGTGTCGGGCCGGCAGCTGTGGACCGCGTTCAGCATGGGCGAGTTCTCCTGCGGGGGCGACGGCGTCGAGACCGGGGCGGTGAACCCGTGGGCGCTGATCAACCTGCACCCGGACGGGAACCACGACCTGGACTACGGGATCAAGCGGCAGTAGCTCAGGCACCGGGGGAGGTCCGCCGCAGGACGGCCAGGGCGTGCGCCTCGCCGAGGCGGTGGCCGGTCTCCCGGTGGACGGCGAGCGCGCGGCGGGCGTGGTGGGCCGCGTCCCGCGGCTTGCCCAGGGCCAGGCAGACGTCGGCGACGGCCCCCAGGGCCTGGCCCTGCAACGCCCGGTAGCCCGCCCGCTCGGCCAGAAGCAGGGCCTGCCGGGCGGGACCGGCCTCCGAGGTGGCCGTCGCCAGGCCGATCAGGGCCTCCACCTCGGGGTACCGGTCACCGGTGCCGCGGATCAGCTCCAGCGACCGGCGGTAGTGGCGGACCGCCTCGGGGCGGTGACCGAGGCGGAGGTGCGTGGCGGCCAGCGCGGCCAGCGCCTCCGCCTCGGTCCTGGGGTCGCCGATCTCCCGGGCCAGCGCCACGCCCGCCCGGGCGTGGGCCAGGGCCTCGTCACCGCGGCCGAGGTCGCCGTGCACCGCGGCCAGCCTGCCGTGCACCTCGGCCGCGCCGCCGCGGTCCCCGGTCTCGTGGTACAGGTCCAGCGCCCGGCCCAGCAGCTCGGCCGCCTCGGTCGGCCGGCCCAGGGCGCGCCGCACGTGGCCCAGGTTGTTGAGGTTGATCGCCTCGCCGAAACGCGCGCCGATCCGGCGGTACCGGTCCAGCGCCAGCGCGTAGTGCTCGGCCGCCTCCGCCAACCGGCCCAGCTGCCAGTGCACGACGCCGAGGTTGCCCAGCGCGACGGCCTCGCCCGCGGGTTGGCCGATGCCCCGGCTCAGCGCCAGCCCCCGCTCGAACCGGGTCGCGGCGAGGGCCAGCCGCCCGGCCTGGCAGTAGACCAGGCCCAGGTTGCCCAGCACCGCGGCCT
This portion of the Saccharothrix syringae genome encodes:
- a CDS encoding TetR/AcrR family transcriptional regulator codes for the protein MPRNRRPQDREEKRGEIVAAATRLFVEEGYDPTTVARIGREAGVTSNTVYWYFKDKDEVLVAVLDALFAQFLAGVAERSAEPPVEQLLWAVTELRRVNRLITTVHARVAASESLRVWHDGFHVRVEAILRWHLAALGVPETEQDAMTRIGVFVVEGMLTHAGDAVGDRAVVETLVRSARGIAAVPGSPGPG